The Candidatus Wallbacteria bacterium sequence GGTGATTGGAGCCACTTCAGAGGTCCCTTCAGCAAACAGCGGACACAACTGAAGCAGCAGTATGGTCAATAGAATTTTCTTCATGATCCCTCCCGTTTTTTTCACATTTTATATCATGTCGAATGGATTTTCAAATGAAGCAGTTTACGCTTTCCGCTTCCTGCGGATCCCTTCCCCTTTTTTCAATCCTTCCATCTCCAGATCCACCTTTCTGGCAATCTCCAGAGTATCCGCCAGATCATTGTTCAATTCCACGAATTTCTCCTCGTCTTCACCATCCATTGCCAGCAGTTTGGTCAGACTGTCCCTGAGATTCTCCACTGTCTGCCCGATATCGCCGATGATCCGCTCCCGCTGGTCCCTGATCACTTCATAAGCTTTTGAAGCAGGATCCAGCAGCCTGAGTTCATCTCTCAGATTCAGGTTAGTCCTCAGCTGCCCGACGCAATGATCATAGAGCTCGTTCACGTTGTAGGTGATGGATGAGATTTTCTTCTGGCAGAGAGCTTTGTCGTTCAACAGTCTGTTCAGGTTCCGCAGTTCGCAAAGCAGATTTTCATCGCGGGCGTCGTTGTCCTTGCGCAGTTCCTGATCCAGTATGTCCAGTTCATGTTCTTTCCCTTCAAGTTCTTCAGTCCGCATGTCTTCAAAGACCCGTTCAGCGAATTTAGTGCTGGAGAGCAGATTCATGCCAAACATTCCTGACCCGATGATCAGGCTGCCAAGACCCAGAAAAGTCACCACAGGTTCTCCCACATTGAAACCCCACTGCAGAAGAAGCAGGCTCAATCCTCCGAGTGACGGATACAGGCTCGCAGGTTCTGCCATGATCCTCAGGAACACTCTTTTGCGGAAATCCTTGTCATTAAACATTTAGAAAACACCTTCACCAGAAAACTGTCATTTTGCAAAAAAGTTGGTAAGTTAGTAAGGTGGTAAGTTTTTAAGAGGAGAAGGCGTCGCTTGAACTATTACAATCTTATAAACTTACTAACCTGCCAACATACTAACATACCAACCACATGCAGTGAATTCCCGTCTCATGCTGCACAGTCCGCCTAATACGCCATCTGAAGAAGTTCAAAGGTCACGGACTGGGCCGAACCTCCAGTGCCGGCAGCAGGTTCAGCGCCGATCGACCTGAGCCTCTGTGGAGAAACCCCGTGCTGTTGCAGATAATCAGCCGCAGCCTTTGCCCGGTTTGAGGAAAGTGCCAGATTGGCGTCTCTGTCGCCTATGGCCATCGAATGCCCGACGACTTTTAAATAGTAATAGGGATAAGTTTTCAGCCGCTCCGCCAGATTGTCGAGATACAACCTTGAACTGACTGTGATTTCAGCATTTCCCCTGCCAAAGGCAATCTGTTCCACCCGCAATTCTCCCAGTGTTACCAGTTGAGACCATTGTTCATCAGTAAGTTCCCTGAGCGGTTCCTGTTCTGCGAGAATTTCCTCAGAAGATGAAGTGCCGTCTGCTACAATGTTGAGCTTTCTGGCAGGATGAAAATTTTCCTGCTGCAGGCTTTTCAGGCACCCGTCAAAAAAAATAGTGGCAACATTACCCTGAGTGGGGTCTTTGCTTATCCCATTGGTCTGGATTAAAACACCGGTGATGTTTCTGATCATATCCTCAAGGTGCAGCAGGCTGGTCTTTTGTTTAAGGATTCCAAAATGCGCGTAATTTTCCAATGTGTTTTTCCAGCTGATCTTCCTGGAGATTACAATGGCTTGATCACGGGTCAGGGGCTGGTTCTGATTTTTTGCGTCGTGCACAAGCAGGTCGGTCAGTAAATCCGGTGATGACTGGTAATGGTAGAGAGCCTTGAAATATGACTTGAGAAGATCATTGAGCAGATCCGGCTCATTGATCAAAAATTTCCGGTTGGCGATCAATACATCCACGATATAACCACGCACTTTGGATGAGTCAAAGAGAATCTGGATTGCTGAGTTTTCCAGGGCTTTTGAGACATATGGTTCCCAGAGGACATAAGCTTCTTTCCGGCCGGGGTTTTGGCTCAGTTTTTTATAAACGTCTTCTGCTCCATTGGCTGTTTCGTACCATTTTGCAGAAAGCAGAGGGAGATTGAAATCAGCCTTCAGAATCCTGGCCAGGGTTTCGCTCGGTGAATCAGGAGTGAAGACAAATTTCACGCCCGGATCGTTCAAATCAGGCAGAGCAGGAATGGTTGATTTATAGGAGACAATGGCATCCGCGCCTACAGTCTCGTCAATCACTGCAATAATGGAGCCGGGAAAGTCTCCCCCTGTCACAGACGCGGATTTGATGTATGCGTCAATCGTGAATACCGCCAGATCAACCTTGCCATCCCTGAGCATTTCTATTCTTTTCTGATAATTCGCCTCATCATTTTCAAAGGACAGCAGCACACCCTTGGAAGACATTTCCTTAAAAACATCTTCCGAGCGCAGTACCGCATATCCGAGAAATGAATCGTGGGCAATTCTGATTTCTTTTCTGTAGATAGATTTTGTCGAGGTTTTTTCCACAATCTGCGAATTGAAATAGGGCATGATAAATTTTTTTCCAGCCAGAGCCAGAGCTGCAATCATCAGAAACAGCACAAAAATTTTCCCGATCCGTTCAGCAGATCGGTCGGAACTTCCTGAAGGGTTCATTTTCGCCCTCCCATTTTACGGAAAAGATACATGAAAACAATGATCATGAAGACTACGGCCCAGGGATTATCTTCATCGACTTTCCGAACCTGTTTGCCGGGAGAACTGCCTGACCCGGGCTGGTCACTTTTTTCTGAATTTTCAACAGCTGCATTCTCTCCGATCGGTTCGTTGCCGCTCACACTCAAACTCTTGACGATTTCCCTGGCCAGCTCGTCAGGCAGTGGGGCAATGGATGCGAAAGCCTCCTGCAGGGAAGCAGTGTCTGTCCCGCCGCCCACTTCGGCGAAGACTTCCCTGATCGCATTTTTCAATTCCTCGGGATTGTCGGCTGTCCGATAGGAATGTGCTGAATTTGCCAGGATATGCTTTGCTTTCATATCAACGCCGATCACGTCGATCGTGATGCCCTTGCTCAGGATGTCGGGCAGATATTTTTTCACCACTTCCGGTGTGGTGGCTTCACCATCAGTCACGATCAGCATTTTGAATGTTCCATATCCGTTCTGGAGCTTTCTCTGTTCCAGCAGCCTGTCAGCCCCGATTTTCATATATTCACCGAGGGGAGTGTTTCCGTATGGTTTGGGGAGATCAATTGCAGCCATCAGCTTCTGATTGTCTTTAGGCCCCAGTTCAAAGATCCAGTCCTTGCAATTACCCGCTGAAAATACCAGCAAACCGATATTTGTAGTATCGGGAATCGTAGGCAGAACCTGTTTGAGGGCGTCTTTGGCGACCTGAATTTTGACACCGCCCTTCATGGAATCATTCATGGATCCTGACGCGTCCAGCACGATCACCACATTATCTTGATATGAACCGCCAGCGTTGGCACAGAAGGAAAAAAGCAGGAAAACTGCCAGCAAATGGTTTCTGGTCATCCATCCTCCAGATTTAGAAGTCAAAATCAGTATCTTTCGTAACTTCGCTGGAAACTTTGACCAGCCTGAATTCCACCCGCATGTTAACCTGGGCTTCTCCCTTGTCCTTCGGCTTGGGGATGATGGGCTCCCTGATTCCCACTCCGATCGGCGTGATCTGCGATTTGTCTATAGCCAGCCCCTTTTTCTCCGCGAACTTTTCCAGTGCTTTGATCACTGACTCTGCTCTCTGCCTGGACAGATTAACGGCAGCCTGCATCGTGTCGCGCGGATTGGATTCAGGTACCCCATCGAAAGCTCCGGACATGATTGAGTCGATCAGATTTTTTGTCTGTGAAAGATCCAGCACTTTGCCGTTCAGGTAGTAAGTGTAGTTTCCAGAGGAGCCGGTTTTCTGGATGATCCCCTTTTTCAGGCCTGCGTTGATTACATTGAGAAGCGTGAGAGTCGGATCCGAGTGTCCCCTCACAGTCATGATCGCACCGGCGAACTTGCTGGCCTGGGTGATTGCCTTCTGAAAATCCTGGCTGTAGGCAGCTTCTGAAAATTCGGTCTGATTGGGCTCGAAATTGATGGTGAAGGTCAGAAGCGTATTCTCGTCTAGAGTCCCTTCGTTCAAGGCCAGAACCTGTTTTTCCACGGCTTCAGCATTGAACTTCTCCCTGTTGGTGAGTTCAGCCGCTGTCTTGATGGTAGAAAGATTTTCCTTGAAAATTTTGGAATCATAATCCAGTCCGGAAGGAAAAAAACCGGATTTTGTCCTGGCATAGCCAAGTTTCAGAGCGAGATTGAGGGATTTCTCATGGAAAGCATCAAAACCGTTGAGATTGTTCTTTTCCGTGAAAAAGACCACGTTTCCAGGGTGACCGACGAAGCTGCAGTCTGAAATCAGCCCGTGCACGTCATCGAGAGTTGGGAACCAGTCCTCGCCGTAAATCTTCTGCGCCATTTTTAGAATTGCAGTGTATTCGGGGCTGCCGGACTTTTCATAGATTTTCATCAGTTTAACCAGTTCTTCGCAGGCCATCAGATAGCCTGCCACGAATTTTTCCACAAAGCTGAAATTGCTCTTGTAAAAATCATCCCTGAAGCCATAGACATCTGCGATCGAGCGGGACAGCTGCTTGGTGCTCATCAGCACCCGCGCCCCTTTAACAGTACCTTCAGCTCCTGAACCGGTGTTTTCGACTCCTCCTGTCAGGCCGGTGACATCCGGGCTGATTACAAAGGCGCCGTCAATGCTCGGGTCGTTCCTGAATTTGCTGGCTGGATAGGTGTTGTCCTTGATCCCAGGTCCTGATCCCAGATTGTCCACCCAGACTACTTTGATATCGTCCCAGGTCAGTCCGGCAGACTCCAGGACGTCGTCCAGCATTCCGACGTGGGGTCCTTCTTTCTGGAGCACGAATTTCTTGCCTTTCAGGTCATTCAGATTTTTGATGCCTGGTCTGACCACGAGATTATCGCCCCCTGTAGACCAGGTGAGCTGCATCACGACATGGGTTTTAGTTTTCTGGTTTGCTCCGATTGTCTCAGAGCACATTCCTATCATCTGGAATGTGCCTCTCAGAGCCGGTGTTTTCCCGGCCAGGTATTCCTTCACCTGTCCGATGAAATCATCGCCCGGAAAGAGTTCGATGTCCAGTCCGAGCTTTCCGAAAATGGAATCTTTGGTGGTGGTCAGTCCGCCATTCGCATAAAAAGTGGCGATGTCGCCGCCCCAGGTGATGTATGGGATCCTGATTCTGCCGGATGCAGGGGAGTTACCGACAGTCACAGGACCGACCAGGCTGTCAAAGGTATCAGCGCCAGCTGCCAGGCAGAGCAGCAGGCTGAAAATTAATGTGTATGTCTGCTTTGTCATATTCTCTCCTTTTTTACAAAAGACTTTTTAATAACTAAAAGAATATCAGATCAGAGTGATAAATTACAGTACCTCCGCTTCCTGAGTACACATCAAACATATATGCTCCGGTCGACGATTTCTGATACCATTTCAGTATGAACTATGAATTAAAAAAGATCGCGGAAAATTTTTTCATGGTGAAACGGCACGGCAGAATGAAAGTGAATGCTGTGGTCGTATCCCGCGAAGACCAGCTCGCTCAGATCGGCAAAGATAAGTCCCTGCACCAGCTCGTAAACATGGCGGCACTGCCGGGAGCAGTCGACCCTGTGCTCGCCATGCCGGACATGCATCAGGGCTATGGATTTCCCATCGGCGGAGTGGGCGTCTTTAATACTGACGAAGGCATAGTTTCACCGGGTGGAGTAGGCTATGACATCAACTGCGGGGTAAGGCTTCTTGCCACAGGGCTGCATTTTGGGGATATAGAGAAGGAAACCGGGAAAATTTCCGGACTGCTCGGGAGTTTCGTGCCTGCAGGAGTCGGACGCGGCGGAAAATACACTGTCAAAGACAGGGATCTGGAAAATGTGCTGGAGCAGGGCTGCCGCTGGGCTGTGAAAAAGGGGTTTGCTGATCAGTCCGACCTTGAGAGGATCGAAGACGGAGGATGCCTCACCGGAGCCGAGCCTGACTCAGTTTCAGAGCGGGCCAAAAAGCGCGGCTTCGACCAGCTCGGCACACTCGGCTCAGGCAATCATTTCCTCGAAATCCAGCGTGTGGATCAAATCTACAATCCTGCAGCAGCCCGCCATTTCGGGCTCTCTGACGGCCAGGTCACTGTGATGATCCATTCAGGTTCCCGCGGACTTGGATACCAGGTCTGTGACGATTACCTGGCTGAATTTCTCAAGTACGCGCATAGAGAGAAGATCGAGCTGCCTGAACGGGAGCTTGCGTATGCAGCTCTTGATTCGGATGAAGCCAGGTCATATCTTGGAGCGATGTCTGCGGCAGCCAATTATGCCTTTGTCAACCGCCAGCTCCTGTCATTTCTGACCGAGGAGACCCTGCAGCGGATGTTCCCTGGGTTGCGGCTCTCACTGATCTATGATGTCTGCCACAATATCGCCAAATTCGAGGAATTCGAAATCAATGGCAGAACGCGCCAGTACTGCGTACACAGGAAAGGCGCCACCAGAGCCCTGCCTCCAGGGCATCCTCTGCTTCCGGAATGCTACCGCCCGATCGGCCAGCCTGCCATCATCCCCGGCAGCATGGGTACTGCTTCATATCTGCTGGTGGGAAAGCCTGAAATCACGCAGAAAACCTTCAATTCTGTCTGCCACGGCGCAGGCCGCCTTTTTTCCCGTAAAGCAGCGACCAGGAAACTCGATTTTACCAGCCTGATGCGAGATCTGGAGCAGAAAGGCATTGTTATTTTCGGTCATTCAAAAAGAGGACTGCTTGAAGAAATGCCTGATGCCTATAAAGATATAGATACAGTAGTGGATGTAGTGGAAAAAGCCGGCCTGGCTGTAAAAATTGCCAGATTCGTGCCGATGGTGGTGATCAAGGGTTAGTGGGGTCAGGTCTTGAAAATTAGCGTTTTAACGCTAATTTTCAAGACCTGACCCCATAGCACGAAGGCGCGGATCGCTCCACGCCTTCAGCTTATATATGCGTAACCCCAATTATGTTTATATGTTGGTAGGTCCGTAGCTGTACAAAATCCGCAGAACGGATTTTGAAACAGCTTCGGATAGGTTAGTAGGTTAATAAATATTTCCGTATTTCTTCAACATACCAACATACTAACCTACTGACATACTAACTACTTAACTTTCCATCTTTCAGCTCTAATATTCTGCTCGCGAAACCATCGAAAGCCTTGCTGTGCGTTACGATTACGAATCCGGTTCCTCGCTCCTGCCGGCTTTTTTTCACAAGTTCCACGATCTTTCTTTCATTCACCTGGTCCAGGCTGCCTGTCGGTTCGTCGCAGAAACAGATCAGAGGCTCATGGATCACGCTGCGGATAAAGGCGATCCTGGAGCGCTCGCCGCCGGACAGCATCCTGACATGCTGCCTTGCTGTTTCCTGGGTAATCCCGGTTTTTTCCAGGAACACCCTCGCCATTTCCTTCCAGTGCTTCTCCTTGAATTTTCCGGACACCGCAAGTGGCAGATAAAGATTTTCGTAACAATTCAGATCTTCCATCAAAAACAGATCCTGGAACAGAAATCCAAATTTCTGTCTGCGGACTGCATCCCATTTTCCCCGGGAAACTTCGGTATCCTCTATCAGGATTCTCCCTGAATCCTGAGCTTCCAGCAGAGATAATAAATACATCAGCGTGCTCTTACCGGCTCCAGATTCACCTTTGACCAGCAGAATTTCACCCCTGCTGATTTCCAGTGAAACATCTTTGATAACGGATTTTGATCCGTATGTTTTGCAAATACTTTCAGCTTTTATCAATATCATTTATCATCTGTGTAGAGACGCGCCATGGCACGTCTCTACGAACATATTCAGAAAGCAAGAGAATGTTGGCGGTTTGAAACCGCCACTACCTCGAATTAACCAGAAAAACCTTGCGCAGAGTCGGATCTGACACATAGATGTTCCCAGTACTGTCTTCGTAATAAAGCTGCTCAATGCCTGCACCCAGATTGATACTGTCGCTCATCGTGAGGGATGTTGGTGAAATCTCGTACAGGAATCCATTGCCGCTTGCCGAGATGTAAACAGTGGAACCTGCAAGTACGCCAGCCACCGGCGTACCGCCATAAGACAGGGTGTTGTATAGTGAATCGTTGCTCAAGGCGACGTTTATCAGATTGTCGCTGCCTGAGTCGACGATCACCAGATAACTGTCGGTTTTCACCATGTCCGAAGCTTCCAGTCCGACAGGGACCTGTGCCAGTTTGGCATGCGTGTCTGCGGCGTAAACTTCCAGTATCTGGGAAAGCTGGCAGAGCACGTAAATCTTGCCGCTGATCTTTTCCACTCTGACAGGTCCGTTTGAACAGGCCATAGAATCAGTAACCTGATAATTGGAAAGGCTGATCGTGCAGACAGTGTTGCTGCCGAAATTGGTCACCAGCAGCTGATTGTCGACTTTAGTCAGGAACACCGGGTAGACCCCGACTTCCACATCCTTGAAAAGCACTCCTGTGTCTTTTCTGAAAATACTGACTGTATTTGCCCATTTATTCGCAACATAGATATAGTTGTCATCCACGAGGATATGCTGCGGATTTTTTCCAGTGGCGATCGTGCCCATTTCCTCCAGAGTGTTCTTGTCATAGAGATGAATCAAGTCATGGGACTGGTCGAGCACATAAAGCAGGCTGTTCGAAACAGTGACTTTACCTGGTGTATAGTCAGGATTAAGAGTTGCAATCACTGAATTTCTGGGCATCTTGTTGAGCACTATCCTGCCCAGGTCTTTATTTTCACCTGAAATCAGCACTTGAGTGCCAGGCAGCTTGTTGATCTGATAACCAGTCTTGGAGAAAGTGAAAGAATAGGTGCCGGGCGGCATATTCTCAAAAAGGAATGTGCCGGCAGAGCCGGAAAAAACCTTGTTGCCGCTGGCATCCACCTGCACGTTCGGAACAGGTGCACCGGTTCCATCCACGATTGTACCCATGAGCTTTCCTGGGGCAGGGCTCAGAGTGATGTCTGCCTTGGAAGTCTTACCGACCTCCACGATCAGGCCTTTTACACTGGTATTGGTCACAAAGCCTGCTGAAATTATCACCAGATCGTATGTACCTGGTTCAATCGGGAAATAGAATGTCCCATTGTTCAATATTTTGGAGGTGATTTCCACACCTGTTTTCTGAATACTCACCATACTGGGTGCTGCCGGAAAGATCTTCCCGTCGATGATGCCAAGCTCTGGTTTGGTCAGGTCAAAATAAGTGGGGTCGATCTGCGTATTGTGCTTACTCTGCACATACACGTTTTCAACTTCCTGCATCCAGTAGAGATATTCAAA is a genomic window containing:
- a CDS encoding RtcB family protein — encoded protein: MNYELKKIAENFFMVKRHGRMKVNAVVVSREDQLAQIGKDKSLHQLVNMAALPGAVDPVLAMPDMHQGYGFPIGGVGVFNTDEGIVSPGGVGYDINCGVRLLATGLHFGDIEKETGKISGLLGSFVPAGVGRGGKYTVKDRDLENVLEQGCRWAVKKGFADQSDLERIEDGGCLTGAEPDSVSERAKKRGFDQLGTLGSGNHFLEIQRVDQIYNPAAARHFGLSDGQVTVMIHSGSRGLGYQVCDDYLAEFLKYAHREKIELPERELAYAALDSDEARSYLGAMSAAANYAFVNRQLLSFLTEETLQRMFPGLRLSLIYDVCHNIAKFEEFEINGRTRQYCVHRKGATRALPPGHPLLPECYRPIGQPAIIPGSMGTASYLLVGKPEITQKTFNSVCHGAGRLFSRKAATRKLDFTSLMRDLEQKGIVIFGHSKRGLLEEMPDAYKDIDTVVDVVEKAGLAVKIARFVPMVVIKG
- a CDS encoding VWA domain-containing protein produces the protein MTRNHLLAVFLLFSFCANAGGSYQDNVVIVLDASGSMNDSMKGGVKIQVAKDALKQVLPTIPDTTNIGLLVFSAGNCKDWIFELGPKDNQKLMAAIDLPKPYGNTPLGEYMKIGADRLLEQRKLQNGYGTFKMLIVTDGEATTPEVVKKYLPDILSKGITIDVIGVDMKAKHILANSAHSYRTADNPEELKNAIREVFAEVGGGTDTASLQEAFASIAPLPDELAREIVKSLSVSGNEPIGENAAVENSEKSDQPGSGSSPGKQVRKVDEDNPWAVVFMIIVFMYLFRKMGGRK
- a CDS encoding phosphate ABC transporter substrate-binding/OmpA family protein — protein: MNPSGSSDRSAERIGKIFVLFLMIAALALAGKKFIMPYFNSQIVEKTSTKSIYRKEIRIAHDSFLGYAVLRSEDVFKEMSSKGVLLSFENDEANYQKRIEMLRDGKVDLAVFTIDAYIKSASVTGGDFPGSIIAVIDETVGADAIVSYKSTIPALPDLNDPGVKFVFTPDSPSETLARILKADFNLPLLSAKWYETANGAEDVYKKLSQNPGRKEAYVLWEPYVSKALENSAIQILFDSSKVRGYIVDVLIANRKFLINEPDLLNDLLKSYFKALYHYQSSPDLLTDLLVHDAKNQNQPLTRDQAIVISRKISWKNTLENYAHFGILKQKTSLLHLEDMIRNITGVLIQTNGISKDPTQGNVATIFFDGCLKSLQQENFHPARKLNIVADGTSSSEEILAEQEPLRELTDEQWSQLVTLGELRVEQIAFGRGNAEITVSSRLYLDNLAERLKTYPYYYLKVVGHSMAIGDRDANLALSSNRAKAAADYLQQHGVSPQRLRSIGAEPAAGTGGSAQSVTFELLQMAY
- a CDS encoding ATP-binding cassette domain-containing protein — translated: MILIKAESICKTYGSKSVIKDVSLEISRGEILLVKGESGAGKSTLMYLLSLLEAQDSGRILIEDTEVSRGKWDAVRRQKFGFLFQDLFLMEDLNCYENLYLPLAVSGKFKEKHWKEMARVFLEKTGITQETARQHVRMLSGGERSRIAFIRSVIHEPLICFCDEPTGSLDQVNERKIVELVKKSRQERGTGFVIVTHSKAFDGFASRILELKDGKLSS
- a CDS encoding carboxypeptidase regulatory-like domain-containing protein, with product MTLVKRLIMTFLLFLLSVFIGCSGGSSTLNGTLVGNGVVAGRATVTNGGSDYSNIVITLDPEADSGQVLAAAERYERAARRSPSFKANLQKKMASASATSTLQANTNTDGNFTISKVPSGTYLVKAYKPKYVQNATPNVDVKPDQVSTVNVALESPGTLTGKVILQGESNSGGVICYLTNQNFVLSNDSGKFTFDSLQPGTYEITVKEYGFETYKQVVLIEKNKTKDLGEIVLEKIASQSIFGAIAGEVRSQNLSPLSSVEVTVKELPQFTTVTNSVGNYLFENLPAGKYTLRFEYLYWMQEVENVYVQSKHNTQIDPTYFDLTKPELGIIDGKIFPAAPSMVSIQKTGVEITSKILNNGTFYFPIEPGTYDLVIISAGFVTNTSVKGLIVEVGKTSKADITLSPAPGKLMGTIVDGTGAPVPNVQVDASGNKVFSGSAGTFLFENMPPGTYSFTFSKTGYQINKLPGTQVLISGENKDLGRIVLNKMPRNSVIATLNPDYTPGKVTVSNSLLYVLDQSHDLIHLYDKNTLEEMGTIATGKNPQHILVDDNYIYVANKWANTVSIFRKDTGVLFKDVEVGVYPVFLTKVDNQLLVTNFGSNTVCTISLSNYQVTDSMACSNGPVRVEKISGKIYVLCQLSQILEVYAADTHAKLAQVPVGLEASDMVKTDSYLVIVDSGSDNLINVALSNDSLYNTLSYGGTPVAGVLAGSTVYISASGNGFLYEISPTSLTMSDSINLGAGIEQLYYEDSTGNIYVSDPTLRKVFLVNSR
- a CDS encoding ABC transporter substrate-binding protein: MTKQTYTLIFSLLLCLAAGADTFDSLVGPVTVGNSPASGRIRIPYITWGGDIATFYANGGLTTTKDSIFGKLGLDIELFPGDDFIGQVKEYLAGKTPALRGTFQMIGMCSETIGANQKTKTHVVMQLTWSTGGDNLVVRPGIKNLNDLKGKKFVLQKEGPHVGMLDDVLESAGLTWDDIKVVWVDNLGSGPGIKDNTYPASKFRNDPSIDGAFVISPDVTGLTGGVENTGSGAEGTVKGARVLMSTKQLSRSIADVYGFRDDFYKSNFSFVEKFVAGYLMACEELVKLMKIYEKSGSPEYTAILKMAQKIYGEDWFPTLDDVHGLISDCSFVGHPGNVVFFTEKNNLNGFDAFHEKSLNLALKLGYARTKSGFFPSGLDYDSKIFKENLSTIKTAAELTNREKFNAEAVEKQVLALNEGTLDENTLLTFTINFEPNQTEFSEAAYSQDFQKAITQASKFAGAIMTVRGHSDPTLTLLNVINAGLKKGIIQKTGSSGNYTYYLNGKVLDLSQTKNLIDSIMSGAFDGVPESNPRDTMQAAVNLSRQRAESVIKALEKFAEKKGLAIDKSQITPIGVGIREPIIPKPKDKGEAQVNMRVEFRLVKVSSEVTKDTDFDF